TAATAAGCCGTTTTCTGCTCGCAACTGTTTCGCGAAACCCAAGTCGCATAAGCAGAGGGATGACGGGTCGGATCCTGATTTTGAATACAATATATTGGAGGGCTTTAAATCCCGATGAACAACCTGTTAATTGCGAGAAGTATATTTAGATGAATCGTCGAGTCAAGCGTATCAGCGCCAAGTCCGATGGATGAATGATAATTACCCCGTTCTCATGCAGATAATGGACTACGTTTACAATTGTGTACATTACTTCAGCAGCCTCCCTTTCTGTAAGATTACGCCTCTGCAATAAACGGTCAAGCAACTCCCCGCCGCGTAATAATTCTAGAACAAGGTAAGCTCGTTTATCGTCCTCAAAGACGGCTCTTAAAGTTACAATATGCGGGTGCCTCCCATATCGCAGTAGAATCTCTATTTCTTCTGTTGGGTCTCTTTTTGATTTCTCGATTACCTATCAGAACGCAAATAATTATTAGTTTACTCTGGATAAACCCCGATTTAATGATCTGATATGATTAATAATGGAGGTGGATTACCTTCACGGCATACTCTGCCTTGGATGCTTTGTGAACAGCTAAGTAGACCTTGCTGTAGGTTCCTTTACCGATTTCGTGTTTAAATTCATACTCGTCGGTTACTGAGGCGAGGCTCACGTAACCCGGAAAGGTTGCGGTGAGACTATCACAGTTTCTGTATTCCGGAGTTTTAAGGTGATCCTCGAGAAGGCACGGCGCGACGAAGCTGAAGCCACGAAACAATTCGTGGGCATTAGCACTTGGTGGTACCCCAGGAGAATCTAAAAGATTTCGTTGCTTTTTACATCTGTCCCTATTGTCAATGATTTTATACCCGTTACCTTTAGGCGTTTTACATGTAAATTCACTATCAAAATAAAATGCGTCATCCTTCTCACTAACGGCTGGTTTAAAGGGAGGCTTTATCTCCTTTTTGTAAAGAGCATCCCAATCGATTGTCGCAAAGAACACATGGCTTTTGATTTCTTCCACTCCGCCTGGAAATATAACGAGGCAAGAAATAGTAAATTAATCTACGACGTAGAATGATTTCTAAGTTAGCGAAAAGCAAGATCACCAGATCCAAGTCTGTTCGCGGCGTTTCTCTTAAACAGTACTCTAAGAAGTGCCTGCGCTTCTGGTGATATATTTAGAGGCATACTGAGCTTCGCCTTCATTATTTGCGTCATCGTTTCTTTACGGTTTTCTCCTTGAAATGGGAGTGCTCCGGTCAACATTTCAAACTGAAATAGAAAAGTTTACATTCTGTTAACTATGAAGATTAATGTTAGATATTTCTTAACCACGCGACTAACCATAAGAACACCAAAGCTCCACCAATCAGCAGCAAATGAATGCCCTTTTCTATTCACAATTTCAGGTGCCATGTACTCTACGGTCCCACAAAACGAATATGCCTTACAATCGTCCAATGGCTGTTTACTGAGTCCGAAGTCAGTTAAAGATATATGGCCTTCGGTATCGAGCAGAATACTGTTTCGAAGGGAAGAAGCAACATAAAATTTGTGAAGCTTAAAAACACCCAGACCACTGGTAAGTAATGTAATACAAACTTCTCTGGTTTGAGATCTCTATAAATGATTCCAAGCTTGTGTATATGATCCAGCGCGAGGGCAAGTTCAGCTAAATAAAACTTTACATCGTCTTCGGTGAACATCACCTGCAACCAGCGATACAAAAGCGAATTAAATTATAGATAatgatttatatataaatataaatcattttaaa
This region of Andrena cerasifolii isolate SP2316 chromosome 4, iyAndCera1_principal, whole genome shotgun sequence genomic DNA includes:
- the LOC143368461 gene encoding ribosomal protein S6 kinase 2 beta, coding for MTTAHAGLFYENVYNFTHNNAISGIMPLATLTIPWSEQNVNEKQAVDILPAESQEEAMITQGTVVEPRSNGCSESHEIEVREVVRDGHEKADPSQFELLKVLGQGSFGKVFLVRKVVGKDSSTLYAMKVLKKATLKVRDRVRTKMERNILVDVEHPFIVRLHYAFQTEGKLYLILDFLRGGDLFSRLAKEVMFTEDDVKFYLAELALALDHIHKLGIIYRDLKPENILLDTEGHISLTDFGLSKQPLDDCKAYSFCGTVEYMAPEIVNRKGHSFAADWWSFGVLMFEMLTGALPFQGENRKETMTQIMKAKLSMPLNISPEAQALLRVLFKRNAANRLGSGGVEEIKSHVFFATIDWDALYKKEIKPPFKPAVSEKDDAFYFDSEFTCKTPKDSPGVPPSANAHELFRGFSFVAPCLLEDHLKTPEYRNCDSLTATFPGYVSLASVTDEYEFKHEIGKGTYSKVYLAVHKASKAEYAVKVIEKSKRDPTEEIEILLRYGRHPHIVTLRAVFEDDKRAYLVLELLRGGELLDRLLQRRNLTEREAAEVMYTIVNVVHYLHENGVVHRDLKPSNILYSKSGSDPSSLCLCDLGFAKQLRAENGLLMTPCYTANFVAPEVLKRQGYDAACDIWSLGVLLYIMLAGYTPFRNSPGDSATDILDRIGPGYIDTESGIWCQISTEAKELVKRMIHVDPNRRPTAAAILKYSWIANRHRLPQKVLPYSTRDPHSLKRAVAEAYRAMSSSPRSPHIGPVVMSELARRRTQAKPSGPTEV